The Endozoicomonas montiporae CL-33 genome contains a region encoding:
- a CDS encoding DASS family sodium-coupled anion symporter, translated as MASSLAMPSAALPKLDQSGTEPWFAARMIPLLLIILVGTLAWGVTPPDGLEVAAYRTAIVFIATIAAIVANVMPTGAVAVVSVAAYSILRPGGEESAAVVINNAIGNFNNALIWLIVIAFMIARAFSKTGLGRRIALLLLSLFGQSSLRIAYCLGLADFIIAPATPSNTARAAIVSPIAHSLAQTINKADKKLGQFLISCSSAMNDASGAGFQTGFAGNLALVGIATTVAGVTLSFTDWMLYLLLPALVLLAVIPLILYAFISPDTKETPEAPAFARGELQKMGAVTRSEWKLVGVFIALIVMWVGGSALGIHSTTAAFVGLSILLLTGVLSWGDIKAEKGAWDTLIWFSVLMGMAGHLKDLGFTGWVGNQVSEALSMAMGGASPTLFLLAMMVFYLFTAYFFASATAKVVALGPVILGALMTLGVNPMVAVLAVAGITNIGGNLSTYSHARNPLLMGYGYHTDSEWMRIGLVISVAGMCLFMASGLAWWALLGA; from the coding sequence ATGGCTTCGTCGTTAGCAATGCCTTCTGCAGCATTACCAAAGCTCGATCAATCAGGCACCGAGCCCTGGTTTGCTGCCCGCATGATTCCACTGTTGTTAATTATTCTGGTTGGCACGCTGGCATGGGGTGTCACACCACCCGATGGACTGGAGGTAGCGGCGTATCGAACAGCGATCGTGTTTATTGCCACTATTGCAGCCATTGTGGCCAACGTTATGCCGACAGGAGCAGTAGCAGTTGTATCGGTAGCGGCTTACTCCATTCTGCGTCCCGGCGGTGAAGAGTCGGCCGCAGTGGTGATCAACAATGCCATTGGTAACTTTAACAATGCTCTGATCTGGCTGATTGTTATCGCGTTTATGATTGCCAGAGCGTTCAGCAAAACCGGCCTTGGTCGTCGAATTGCTTTGCTGCTTCTGAGCCTGTTCGGCCAGTCTTCCCTGCGTATTGCTTATTGCCTGGGACTGGCAGACTTTATTATTGCACCGGCCACCCCAAGCAATACCGCTCGTGCGGCTATTGTGTCTCCCATTGCTCACTCTCTGGCTCAAACCATTAATAAGGCTGATAAAAAGCTGGGTCAGTTTTTGATTTCCTGTTCCAGTGCCATGAACGATGCGTCGGGTGCCGGATTCCAGACGGGCTTTGCCGGTAACCTCGCACTGGTGGGCATTGCCACTACCGTTGCAGGTGTAACGCTGTCGTTTACTGACTGGATGCTGTATCTGCTGTTGCCTGCACTAGTGTTGCTGGCTGTGATCCCGTTGATTCTTTATGCCTTTATCTCTCCTGACACCAAGGAAACGCCAGAAGCACCAGCCTTTGCCCGTGGTGAGCTGCAGAAAATGGGTGCAGTGACCCGCAGCGAATGGAAGCTGGTGGGTGTGTTTATTGCCCTGATTGTGATGTGGGTTGGCGGTTCTGCTCTGGGTATTCATTCGACCACGGCCGCCTTTGTGGGGCTGTCTATTCTGCTTCTCACTGGCGTGTTGAGCTGGGGCGATATTAAAGCGGAAAAGGGTGCCTGGGACACGCTGATCTGGTTCTCTGTTCTTATGGGTATGGCGGGTCATCTGAAAGACCTTGGTTTTACCGGTTGGGTTGGCAATCAGGTGTCTGAAGCCTTGTCCATGGCAATGGGTGGTGCCAGCCCGACACTGTTCCTGCTGGCAATGATGGTGTTTTACCTGTTCACCGCCTACTTCTTTGCATCTGCCACAGCCAAGGTTGTGGCACTGGGGCCGGTTATTCTCGGTGCGTTAATGACACTGGGTGTAAACCCCATGGTCGCAGTGCTGGCCGTGGCAGGTATTACTAATATTGGTGGCAACCTCAGTACTTACAGTCATGCCCGTAACCCTCTGTTAATGGGCTACGGCTACCACACAGACAGTGAGTGGATGCGAATTGGTCTGGTGATTTCAGTGGCTGGCATGTGTCTGTTTATGGCATCCGGTCTGGCCTGGTGGGCACTGCTGGGTGCCTGA